Proteins co-encoded in one Capsicum annuum cultivar UCD-10X-F1 chromosome 9, UCD10Xv1.1, whole genome shotgun sequence genomic window:
- the LOC107840810 gene encoding adenylate kinase 5, chloroplastic isoform X1, producing the protein MAMITSLTMNFPHISTHNNYNNIYSNQKFSTVCTNNTCNLSSRSSLVPLIWPISLNSLHLSKQLTAYHYVNQRIHLRKNRKMKVICGRSEPLKVMISGAPASGKGTQCELIVQKFGLVHISTGDLLRAELSAGTDIGNKAKEYMNSGRLVPDEIVTAMVTARLSREDAKEKGWLLDGYPRKLAQAESLERLNIRPDIYIVLDVPDEILIDRCVGRKLDPLTGKIYHVTHFPPETEDIKARLITRPDDTEEKVKSRLQIYKQNAEAILPVYSNIMKKVDGNSDKDAVFEEIDSLLSRVQKEEQDARKSEAAVISSTRADITSLNKDWRGIPTRLNNIPHSREIREYFYTDVLQATQRAVNDGKTRLKIEISIPELNPSMDVYRIGTLMELIRVLALSFADDGKRVKVCVQGSMGEGALAGMPLQLAGSRKILEFMDWGDYGALGTFVNIGSIGGKEVGEQDDLFILVAPQNAVGNCIIDDMKAMTDAAGNRPVILVNPKLKDLPGSSGIMQTMGRDKRLEYAASFEICYQFRLLYYAGTQYPIMGALRMSYPYPYELYKRVDESPGKEKYISLATFAKRPSVDEMNDAFEGKPRNQAKRAQGFWGFLSGIL; encoded by the exons aTGGCTATGATAACTTCACTAACTATGAATTTTCCTCACATTTCTACTCATAATAACTATAACAATATTTATTCAAATCAAAAATTTTCTACAGTATGTACTAATAATACTTGTAATTTGTCATCAAGATCTTCATTAGTACCTTTAATATGGCCAATTTCTTTGAATTCTCTCCATTTATCGAAGCAACTAACCGCATATCACTATGTGAATCAACGGATACATTTGAGGAAAAATCGCAAAATGAAG GTGATATGCGGTAGAAGTGAGCCGTTAAAGGTGATGATATCGGGTGCTCCTGCATCCGGTAAAGGGACTCAATGTGAATTAATTGTACAAAAG TTTGGGTTGGTGCACATATCAACCGGTGATCTTCTACGAGCTGAATTATCAGCTGGTACAGATATCGGAAATAAAGCCAAGGAGTACATGAACTCTGGTCGCCTGGTTCCTGATGAGATTGTAACAGCT ATGGTGACAGCGCGATTATCAAGGGAAGATGCAAAAGAAAAAGGGTGGCTTCTGGATGGGTATCCACGAAAGTTGGCCCAAGCAGAAAGTCTGGAAAGGTTGAACATCAGACCAGATATCTACATCGTGCTTGAT GTTCCTGATGAGATTCTTATTGACAGATGTGTCGGTAGAAAGCTAGATCCTCTCACGGGTAAGATATACCATGTTACTCATTTCCCTCCAGAGACCGAGGACATCAAAGCAAGGCTCATAACTCGTCCTGATGACACGGAAGAAAAG GTGAAATCACGTCTGCAAATATACAAGCAAAATGCTGAAGCAATACTACCAGTGTACTCGAATATAATGAAAAAG GTGGATGGGAACAGCGATAAAGATGCAGTGTTTGAGGAAATTGATTCCTTATTGTCACGTGTGCAGAAAGAGGaacaagatgcaagaaaatcaG AAGCAGCAGTAATTTCCAGTACTCGAGCTGATATAACATCTTTGAATAAG GACTGGAGAGGAATACCGACTAGACTGAATAACATTCCTCACTCGAGAGAAATCAGGGAATATTTCTACACCGATGTGCTTCAGGCTACTCAAAGAGCTGTCAATGATGGGAAAACTCGACTAAAG ATCGAAATCAGTATCCCGGAGCTGAATCCTTCAATG GATGTTTATCGAATAGGTACGCTAATGGAACTTATTCGGGTACTTGCTCTTTCATTTGCTGATGACGGAAAGCGTGTCAAG GTTTGTGTTCAAGGTTCTATGGGGGAAGGTGCACTCGCTGGGATGCCTTTGCAGCTTGCAGGAAGTCGAAAGATATTAGAGTTCATGGATTGGGGTGATTATGGCGCGTTGGGCACCTTTGTCAACATTGGTTCGATAG GTGGCAAGGAGGTTGGCGAACAAGACGACTTGTTCATTCTAGTGGCTCCCCAGAATGCTGTCGGAAATTGCATCATAGAT GATATGAAAGCGATGACTGATGCTGCTGGAAACCGACCAGTTATACTTGTCAACCCCAAACTAAAG GATTTACCGGGTTCAAGCGGTATTATGCAA ACAATGGGTAGAGATAAGAGATTGGAATATGCCGCATCGTTTGAGATATGCTACCAGTTCCGGCTACTCTACTATGCCGGAACGCAATATCCTATTATGGGCGCACTCAG GATGTCGTACCCATACCCTTACGAGTTATACAAGAGAGTCGATGAATCGCCTGGGAAGGAAAAATACATATCCTTGGCAACATTCGCAAAGAGGCCAAGCGTTGATGAAATGAACGATGCATTTGAAGGAAAACCAAG AAATCAAGCAAAAAGAGCACAGGGGTTCTG GGGCTTCTTGAGTGGCATACTATAA
- the LOC107840810 gene encoding adenylate kinase 5, chloroplastic isoform X2, producing MAMITSLTMNFPHISTHNNYNNIYSNQKFSTVCTNNTCNLSSRSSLVPLIWPISLNSLHLSKQLTAYHYVNQRIHLRKNRKMKQVICGRSEPLKVMISGAPASGKGTQCELIVQKFGLVHISTGDLLRAELSAGTDIGNKAKEYMNSGRLVPDEIVTAMVTARLSREDAKEKGWLLDGYPRKLAQAESLERLNIRPDIYIVLDVPDEILIDRCVGRKLDPLTGKIYHVTHFPPETEDIKARLITRPDDTEEKVKSRLQIYKQNAEAILPVYSNIMKKVDGNSDKDAVFEEIDSLLSRVQKEEQDARKSEAAVISSTRADITSLNKDWRGIPTRLNNIPHSREIREYFYTDVLQATQRAVNDGKTRLKIEISIPELNPSMDVYRIGTLMELIRVLALSFADDGKRVKVCVQGSMGEGALAGMPLQLAGSRKILEFMDWGDYGALGTFVNIGSIGGKEVGEQDDLFILVAPQNAVGNCIIDDMKAMTDAAGNRPVILVNPKLKDLPGSSGIMQTMGRDKRLEYAASFEICYQFRLLYYAGTQYPIMGALRMSYPYPYELYKRVDESPGKEKYISLATFAKRPSVDEMNDAFEGKPRNQAKRAQGFWGFLSGIL from the exons aTGGCTATGATAACTTCACTAACTATGAATTTTCCTCACATTTCTACTCATAATAACTATAACAATATTTATTCAAATCAAAAATTTTCTACAGTATGTACTAATAATACTTGTAATTTGTCATCAAGATCTTCATTAGTACCTTTAATATGGCCAATTTCTTTGAATTCTCTCCATTTATCGAAGCAACTAACCGCATATCACTATGTGAATCAACGGATACATTTGAGGAAAAATCGCAAAATGAAG cagGTGATATGCGGTAGAAGTGAGCCGTTAAAGGTGATGATATCGGGTGCTCCTGCATCCGGTAAAGGGACTCAATGTGAATTAATTGTACAAAAG TTTGGGTTGGTGCACATATCAACCGGTGATCTTCTACGAGCTGAATTATCAGCTGGTACAGATATCGGAAATAAAGCCAAGGAGTACATGAACTCTGGTCGCCTGGTTCCTGATGAGATTGTAACAGCT ATGGTGACAGCGCGATTATCAAGGGAAGATGCAAAAGAAAAAGGGTGGCTTCTGGATGGGTATCCACGAAAGTTGGCCCAAGCAGAAAGTCTGGAAAGGTTGAACATCAGACCAGATATCTACATCGTGCTTGAT GTTCCTGATGAGATTCTTATTGACAGATGTGTCGGTAGAAAGCTAGATCCTCTCACGGGTAAGATATACCATGTTACTCATTTCCCTCCAGAGACCGAGGACATCAAAGCAAGGCTCATAACTCGTCCTGATGACACGGAAGAAAAG GTGAAATCACGTCTGCAAATATACAAGCAAAATGCTGAAGCAATACTACCAGTGTACTCGAATATAATGAAAAAG GTGGATGGGAACAGCGATAAAGATGCAGTGTTTGAGGAAATTGATTCCTTATTGTCACGTGTGCAGAAAGAGGaacaagatgcaagaaaatcaG AAGCAGCAGTAATTTCCAGTACTCGAGCTGATATAACATCTTTGAATAAG GACTGGAGAGGAATACCGACTAGACTGAATAACATTCCTCACTCGAGAGAAATCAGGGAATATTTCTACACCGATGTGCTTCAGGCTACTCAAAGAGCTGTCAATGATGGGAAAACTCGACTAAAG ATCGAAATCAGTATCCCGGAGCTGAATCCTTCAATG GATGTTTATCGAATAGGTACGCTAATGGAACTTATTCGGGTACTTGCTCTTTCATTTGCTGATGACGGAAAGCGTGTCAAG GTTTGTGTTCAAGGTTCTATGGGGGAAGGTGCACTCGCTGGGATGCCTTTGCAGCTTGCAGGAAGTCGAAAGATATTAGAGTTCATGGATTGGGGTGATTATGGCGCGTTGGGCACCTTTGTCAACATTGGTTCGATAG GTGGCAAGGAGGTTGGCGAACAAGACGACTTGTTCATTCTAGTGGCTCCCCAGAATGCTGTCGGAAATTGCATCATAGAT GATATGAAAGCGATGACTGATGCTGCTGGAAACCGACCAGTTATACTTGTCAACCCCAAACTAAAG GATTTACCGGGTTCAAGCGGTATTATGCAA ACAATGGGTAGAGATAAGAGATTGGAATATGCCGCATCGTTTGAGATATGCTACCAGTTCCGGCTACTCTACTATGCCGGAACGCAATATCCTATTATGGGCGCACTCAG GATGTCGTACCCATACCCTTACGAGTTATACAAGAGAGTCGATGAATCGCCTGGGAAGGAAAAATACATATCCTTGGCAACATTCGCAAAGAGGCCAAGCGTTGATGAAATGAACGATGCATTTGAAGGAAAACCAAG AAATCAAGCAAAAAGAGCACAGGGGTTCTG GGGCTTCTTGAGTGGCATACTATAA